A genomic region of Aspergillus oryzae RIB40 DNA, chromosome 1 contains the following coding sequences:
- a CDS encoding SDR family NAD(P)-dependent oxidoreductase (predicted protein), which translates to MSPKVALITGASRGVGAAVARALAADGDTSIVLNYGSNPEPAQSLIQELNSLRDNNTRSTEKPRFQALKANMADRADIRRLVSQTVQEMGRLDIVVSNVGWTRMTDFANLEEADNEADWDRCFNMNVKSHFFLFQECRKYLEKTQGAFIATASVAGVKPSGSSLPYAVTKAALIHLAKSLAAIAAPNIRVNTVSPGVLLTFLANSKSITGMNVVIDAGFSL; encoded by the exons ATGTCTCCGAAAGTTGCACTGATAACTGGGGCATCGCGAGGCGTTGGGGCCGCCGTCGCTCGTGCGCTCGCCGCCGACGGTGACACCAGCATAGTGCTAAACTATGGATCCAACCCAGAGCCCGCACAAAGTCTCATCCAGGAATTAAACTCTTTGAGAGATAATAATACTCGCTCGACAGAAAAACCTCGATTCCAGGCTCTAAAAGCAAACATGGCAGATAGAGCTGATATTCGTCGGCTAGTCAGCCAAACGGTTCAGGAAATGGGCCGCTTGGATATAGTGGTCTCGAATGTTGGCTGGACACGAATGACAGATTTTGCGAATCTGGAAGAGGCCGACAATGAGGCTGACTGGGACCGGTGCTTTAACATGAATGTCAAGAGCCattttttcctgttccaggaATGCAGAAAGTATCTGGAAAAGACGCAGGGGGCGTTTATTGCTACAGCGAGTGTTGCTGGTGTCAAGCCAAGTGGTAGCTCTTTG CCGTATGCTGTGACGAAAGCTGCCCTTATACATCTCGCCAAAAGCCTGGCAGCCATTGCGGCGCCAAACATTCGAGTGAACACCGTCTCGCCCGGTGTCTTGCTTACG TTCCTTGCGAACTCCAAATCCATTACCGGAATGaatgttgtcattgatgcTGGGTTCTCATTGTAG
- a CDS encoding SDR family NAD(P)-dependent oxidoreductase (dehydrogenases with different specificities (related to short-chain alcohol dehydrogenases)): MDGKSLADKVAIVSGSSSGIGAAIIRELSSRGANTVVNYPFAHLKNEADSLVASLPSLSIAVEADMSLATSPQKLVDAAVSKWGRIDIVVNCVALAVNKPFESQTLEDWDLLVNTNGRSTFLLTQASLPHLTKGRGRIVNIVSISGRGPPPNQTIYAGTKGMVDSFTKCWAKELPPKYGCTVNAVSPGPTKTEGFSAAGEEQMKILQPIIDQTPVGPRMAEPEEIAFAVAFLCEERARWINGAHIVASGGLFID; encoded by the exons ATGGACGGGAAAAGCCTCGCCGACAAAGTGGCAATCGTCAGTGGTTCCTCATCAGGAATTGGCGCTGCTATTATACGAGAGCTCTCATCCCGCGGCGCCAATACAGTGGTGAACTACCCATTCGCGCACTTGAAGAATGAAGCAGACAGCTTAGTGGCATCTCTTCCCTCGCTATCTATTGCCGTTGAAGCGGATATGTCATTAGCGACATCCCCACAGAAACTAGTAGATGCTGCGGTTTCAAAATGGGGTCgaattgatattgtggtTAATTGTGTCGCGCTAGCCGTGAATAAGCCATTTGAATCACAGACCCTAGAAGACTGGGACTTGTTGGTCAATACAAACGGACGGAGTACTTTCCTCTTGACTCAGGCAAGCCTGCCTCATTTGACGAAAGGGCGTGGGAGGATTGTGAATATCGTCAGTATTTCTGGTCGTGGGCCTCCGCCAAACCAGACCATTTATGCGGGAACGAAAGGGATGGTGGACTCTTTTACAAAATGCTG GGCCAAGGAGCTGCCACCTAAATACGGCTGCACAGTTAATGCTGTTAGTCCCGGTCCTACAAAGACAGAAGGCTTTTCGGCTGCCGGTGAGGAACAGATGAAGATTCTGCAGCCAATTATTGACCAAACCCCGGTTGGACCGAGGATGGCGGAGCCAGAGGAGATTGCTTTTGCGGTTGCATTTCTATGCGAGGAGCGTGCCAGATGGATCAATGGAGCTCATATCGTTGCATCTGGTGGACTTTTTATTGATTAA
- a CDS encoding putative salicylate hydroxylase (2-polyprenyl-6-methoxyphenol hydroxylase and related FAD-dependent oxidoreductases), with translation MTQLNGTSVTPNSRSESCPLKVLVVGAGIGGLTAAIALRKQGHDIFEQSRLATETGAALHLAPNANGILRRLGICAEEFGANTFERLTEYTASGKVERSMELSEGHKLWQHKWLLAHRIDLYNKLKSVATNAEDGRPAIPLRTSSRVVSVDAEAAHITLENGAHYEGDVILGADGVHSITRRAVPGGDIKPFCSGKSAFRFLVSKQAALDDPVTAPLVKHPGELCMWYGTDRRIVMYPTSNNSVLNFVVIHPEAESADQAADGWDQSGNLDKMLQIFSSFDPTILKLLAKADPESVKVWKLLDMESIPTWHFGRLALLGDAAHPFLPHQGQGAGIAIEDAASLAVILPQGTPVEEIPERLQLYHEIRYERASQVQEYSRILGEDRTDGKELDMYGFVNFNCGHDEWDNSTQKLREWTWKRIPNPYWRMPIAFGPMPGPRQTHLGVPRDGTKSTFTTASIKFKTSRTVLQNLFPPGRRGWRFTSPGTVAYASFAKTTLNKMEWLGGSGYSHIGLYIHGVEYVKKDGSSVKGTYLPILFESLTDPIVSGREELGMPKLYTSIDVYRRATSYRIRTGWQGALWGNFLLEDLVEVDPSSESGGLSGEADAGMLAYKYIPKSGRANKNVPAEEHAVWDPFSEATPKPSPKRVYTTKKASFQIDALDWEQLPTLHHIISRLAEVPVYEVVGAKLVEGEGVPDVSGARPIE, from the exons ATGACCCAGCTTAATGGAACATCCGTTACTCCCAACTCGAGGAGCGAGAGTTGCCCCCTCAAAGTGTTGGTCGTTGGAGCCGGTATTGGCGGATTAACGGCCGCAATTGCGCTCCGTAAGCAAGGTCACGAT ATATTTGAACAATCGCGGCTGGCAACGGAGACTGGAGCTGCGCTCCATCTTGCTCCGAACGCAAATGGAATCCTCCGACGTCTTGGGATATGTGCAGAGGAATTCGGTGCGAATACCTTCGAGAGA TTGACGGAATACACTGCAAGTGGCAAAGTAGAGCGGTCCATGGAGCTCTCAGAAGGTCACAAATTATGGCAGCAT AAATGGTTACTTGCCCATCGCATTGACCTATACAACAAATTGAAGAGCGTGGCAACTAATGCCGAGGATGGAAGACCAGCCATTCCTTTACGGACATCAAGTCGAGTGGTAAGCGTAGATGCTGAAGCCGCGCACATCACTTTGGAAAATGGTGCGCATTATGAAGGCGATGTTATCCTTGGTGCCGATGGAGTCCATTCGATAACAAGAAGAGCGGTCCCCGGAGGTGATATCAAACCATTTTGCAGCGGCAAGAGTGCATTCCGCTTCCTAGTGTCTAAGCAAGCCGCCCTTGACGACCCCGTCACTGCGCCTTTGGTCAAGCACCCCGGGGAGCTGTGTATGTGGTATGGAACAGATCGTCGCATTGTGATGTacccaacctccaacaacTCCGTCCTGAACTTCGTGGTAATTCACCCGGAGGCTGAGTCGGCCGATCAGGCAGCCGACGGGTGGGATCAAAGTGGAAACCTCGATAAAATGCTTCAAATCTTCTCATCGTTTGATCCAACAATTCTCAAGCTCTTGGCTAAAGCCGATCCTGAGAGCGTGAAGGTATGGAAACTCCTAGACATGGAGTCGATTCCAACTTGGCATTTTGGGCGGTTGGCTCTTCTTGGTGATGCCGCgcatcctttccttccgcATCAGGGACAAGGAGCAGGAATTGCAATTGAAGACGCAGCCTCGCTTGCCGTGATTCTTCCACAGGGAACCCCTGTGGAGGAGATTCCAGAGAGGCTGCAGCTCTACCATGAAATCCGGTACGAGCGCGCAAGCCAGGTTCAAGAATATTCTCGGATACTTGGTGAAGATCGGACCGACGGTAAAGAGCTTGATA TGTACGGGTTCGTCAACTTCAACTGTGGCCATGACGAATGGGATAACTCTACACAAAAGCTCCGTGAATGGACCTGGAAGCGCATTCCTAACCCCTACTGGCGGATGCCCATTGCCTTCGGGCCCATGCCAGGTCCTCGCCAAACACACCTCGGAGTCCCCAGAGACGGAACAAAATCCACCTTCACCACTGCATCAATCAAATTCAAGACATCCCGAACAGTTCTCCAGAATCTGTTCCCACCCGGTCGGCGTGGCTGGCGCTTTACTTCGCCTGGCACCGTCGCCTACGCGTCCTTTGCGAAGACCACGCTGAACAAGATGGAATGGCTGGGCGGTTCAGGATACAGTCATATCGGCCTCTATATCCACGGTGTTGAATACGTTAAGAAAGACGGCTCTAGCGTGAAGGGCACGTACCTCCCCATCCTGTTTGAATCGTTGACGGATCCAATCGTCTCTGGTCGAGAAGAGCTCGGTATGCCCAAACTGTACACATCTATTGACGTCTATCGCCGAGCGACATCTTATCGCATCCGAACTGGCTGGCAAGGTGCGCTCTGGGGTAACTTCCTTCTTGAGGACCTGGTCGAGGTTGACCCGTCATCTGAATCTGGAGGACTTAGCGGAGAAGCTGATGCTGGTATGCTGGCATATAAATACATCCCGAAGAGTGGCCGCGCGAATAAGAATGTGCCTGCGGAGGAGCATGCCGTCTGGGATCCGTTCTCAGAAGCAACACCGAAACCCTCGCCGAAGAGGGTGTACACGACTAAGAAGGCGAGTTTCCAGATTGATGCTCTGGACTGGGAGCAGCTGCCCACTTTGCATCATATCATTTCCCGCCTTGCGGAAGTGCCTGTCTACGAGGTTGTAGGAGCTAAGCTTGTTGAGGGTGAGGGTGTTCCTGATGTCTCGGGGGCCAGGCCAATCGAATAA
- a CDS encoding histidinol dehydrogenase family protein (histidinol dehydrogenase): MPARHLKSRSDNVAVSTTPQIDVSSVVKGVIDDVRQNGDAAVRKYSEKFDKWSPASFKLSQADIDAAIAACPQQTIDDIKEVQKNVRAFAQAQRESLKDFEYEIQPGVVLGQKNLPINSVGAYIPGGRYPLLASAHMTILTAKVAGVPHVVGCTPPIAGKVPHATIAAMHLAGADEIYLLGGVQAIAAMAVGTGTMKKVDFIAGPGNAFVAEGKRQLFGEVGIDLFAGPTEILIVTDDTADPFTVATDILSQAEHGPDSPAVVITTSERVGRKAIEIINELLKHLSTGDVASVSWERFGEVIVVDTIDEAWKLADEYASEHVQIFTKRPRDALDNMTAYGALFLGEKTCVSYGDKVIGTNHVLPTKKAARYTGGLWVGKYLRTVTYQEVESSKASGELGRLCGRAARAENFEGHARSGDLRAQKYLDDQYDWIKLYHDENPKAYRGNL, translated from the exons ATGCCTGCCCGCCATCTGAAATCCAGGTCAGACAACGTGGCCGTCTCCACCACTCCCCAAATTGATGTCAGTTCAGTCGTCAAGGGTGTGATAGACGATGTCCGACAGAATGGCGATGCAGCCGTACGCAAGTACTCTGAGAAGTTTGACAAGTGGTCACCGGCTTCGTTCAAGCTATCCCAGGCGGATATTGATGCCGCGATCGCGGCCTGTCCCCAGCAGACCATCGACGACATTAAGGAGGTCCAGAAGAATGTGCGTGCATTTGCACAAGCTCAGCGCGAGTCTCTGAAGGACTTTGAGTATGAGATTCAACCT GGCGTTGTTCTGGGCCAGAAGAATCTTCCTATTAACTCTGTCGGCGC ATATATCCCTGGTGGACGCTATCCTCTGCTTGCCTCCGCCCACATGACCATCTTAACTGCCAAAGTTGCCGGCGTGCCACACGTTGTGGGTTGCACTCCACCCATCGCTGGCAAGGTACCTCACGCCACAATTGCAGCCATGCACCTTGCTGGAGCCGACGAGATATATCTCCTTGGTGGTGTTCAAGCGATCGCTGCAATGGCCGTTGGTACCGGGACAATGAAAAAGGTGGATTTCATCGCGGGACCCGGAAATGCTTTCGTCGCCGAGGGAAAGAGACAGCTCTTTGGCGAGGTCGGGATTGACCTCTTCGCCGGACCGACAGAAATCTTGATTGTGACAGACGATACGGCGGATCCTTTCACCGTCGCTACTGACATCCTCTCCCAGGCTGAACACGGCCCTGACTCTCCCGCTGTGGTAATCACTACGTCGGAAAGAGTAGGCCGGAAAGCcatcgagatcatcaatgaACTGCTCAAACATCTTTCAACTGGGGACGTGGCAAGTGTTTCGTGGGAGCGATTCGGCGAGgtgattgttgttgacaCAATTGATGAAGCTTGGAAATTGGCAGATGAATACGCCAGTGAACATGTTCAGATCTTTACGAAACGGCCTCGGGATGCATTGGACAATATGACAGCATATGGAGCGCTCTTCTTGGGTGAGAAGACGTGTGTTTCTTACGGGGATAAG GTGATTGGAACCAACCACGTGCTCCCTACTAAGAAAGCAGCTAGATATACCGGTGGTCTCTGGGTTGGAAAGTATCTCAGAACAGTGACATATCAGGAGGTGGAGAGTAGCAAGGCTAGTGGTGAACTGGGAAGGCTCTGTGGACGAGCAGCTAGAGCAGAGAACTTCGAAGGCCATGCTCGGTCTGGGGATTTACGCGCACAGAAGTATCTGGATGATCAGTATGATTGGATCAAGCTGTATCATGATGAGAATCCCAAGGCATATAGAGGAAATCTGTGA